The region TAATCCACTTCTGGTGTAGAATACACCAGTAACAAAAAGGAGAATCTAACAATGAGTGAAGAAACACTACGCAAAGAACTGTATGCCGCAAATGAAAACAGAGCTATTCTTTATAAACTTATCTTTGATGCTATGGTCGACGAGTTTGGTCTTGAAAAAGCAAAAGAGGTAATGAAAAAAGGTATTTATAAGCGTGGAGAACAGATTGGCGCGAACTTTAAACAGTTTGCTCCTGCTGATTTTTCCGGTCTTCGTGATGCCTTTTTAGGCGGAATTCCAGACGATACCAAGATGTTTGCTCCAACCGTTACCAAGTGTGACGCAGAAGGATTAGACATTGAATTTGATAATTGTCCTCTTAAAAACGCATGGCTTAAAATGGGACTTTCTGACGAAGAATGTGCAACCCTTTGTGAAGTAGCCGGAATAATTGACTTTGGTACCTTTGAAGGTGCAGGTTTTGACTTCAAGATGACCGCACTTCCTGAAGGTAGCAAAGAGAAATGTTACCTAAAAATACGTTCTAAATAATTCTTCTTTTTTGCGCGGGAAACCTAACTATTATAATATGTTAGTTTCTCGCGCAAACTTCTTTCAACTTCTCACCTCTGCTACTAAATTCTCACCAATATTGAGAACTTCATAATTATCACGACAATTCTCATGGCTTCTTGAGAAATTGACAAATTCGCAAACTTATTTCTGAAAATGTAACTTTAATTTCTCAGTATTGTACAATTTTGATTAATTATGTTGAATTTATTTCCGTATATTTGTGATTGTTCACATTTTTATACAATATGCACCTGTGTTTACTAAAGAACTCCACCTTGTGGCATGTAGCTTGCTAACAATGGCTATAAGCCTCGTATGGATATGTTTCCGGCGACTTAAGCTTTTGTTTGGTGAACTCGCATTTAACCCGTAATCCCCCGGAGGGACAAATGAAAATAAGAAACGTTTTTCTTGCGGTCGCATTTATGGCCGTGACGCTGATGGCCTCAACTGCCATGGCTGAAAAGGTTATCGTCTTGGGCTATTCACTGCCTCTATCTGGGAGCCATGCTCAATACGGTGAAGTTTTTAGAAATGCGGCGAAACTTCAATTAGACAAATTTAACAAATCTGGAAAGCTCAAAGGAGCTACCGTTGAAATAACTTTCGAAGATTCTAAATCAGATCCTAAAGAGGCAATTAATATTGCCCGTAAGTTTGTAGATGATAAACGTATCGTAGGTGTACTGGGAGATTTTACTTCTACAGTTTCCATGGCTGCAGGGCGTGTTTACGGTTCTGAAGGTATGCCGCAGCTGTCTCAAACAGCTTCTCATCCTGATTTTACAAAAGTAAGTAAATATCAGTTCCGCAACATTACAACTATGGCTTTTGAAAGTCCTTTTGCTGCCAAATGGGCTGCAAGTCTCGGTTTTAAAAAATTTGCCATTATAGCAATTCAGAATGACTGGGGTATTTCTTCTGCTGAAAATTTTGCTTCTGCTATGAAAGGTCTTGGCGGAGAAATTACCTCAATTGAATATTTTAACCCCGGTAACCGTGACTTCCGCTCTATTCTGACTAAAGTCAGCCGCGACAAGCCTCAGGCTATTTATCTTTGTATGATGTATGAAGAAGGAGCAATGGCTCTTCAGCAGCGCAGACAGCTTGGTATTACCTCTCAGGTATTCGGGACTTCTTCTCTCTATTCTCCAAAATTGCTTGAGCTTGCAGGAAAATCTGCAGACGGCTTGATGCTTTCAACTACCTTTATGCCTGACAGTCCTGAGCCTAATGTTGTTGAGTTCGTAACTGAATATAAAAAACGTTATAACTCAGAACCTAATATGTTTACTGCTCAAGCATACGATGCCGTCGGCATCATGCTCGATGCAATTGCTAAAGTCGGTCCTGATGTGACTCGTTCCAGTCTTCGTGATGCTTTGGCTCAAACCAAAGATTATCCTGGAGTTACCGGTTCAACCACTTTCGATCCTGTAACACGTGAACCTGTAAAGAATATGGCTAGAATGAAGGTTGAAGACGGTTCATTCAAACTCGTAAAATAAAGCGAATTTATCGCTCCACTAGCGGGGCCTTTTGGCCCCGCCTATAATCACAGGACAATCTTCTCATGGATACTTATTTTTTGATGCAAATCATTAATGGCTTGAGCTCAGGAATGATCTACGCTCTCATTGCCATCGGCTTCACTCTCATTTTTGGAGTGCTTAACGTTGTCAACTTCGCCCATGGCGAGATGTATACTATTGGTGCATTTGCCGGAATAGTCTGTATCAGCACTCTGAGCTGGCCTATTGCCCTCGTGATTATTGTCGCTTTGGCTGTTGGTGGGTTTTCCGGAATAATTCTTGAAAAAATAGCTTTTAAACCTTTCCGGCGCTTTCAGGATGAAGCTTCGTTAAAGTCGCGTGCAATGCGTGAGTCAACCCTGCTGTCATCACTTGCAGTGTCCATCATTATTAAAGAATTGCTTCAGCATTTCTTCGGCGCAGAAATGCAATCGATTCCAGTTCAGTATTTAATGAATGATCCTATTCCAATCGGACCAATATCACTTTCCAGCGGTCAGTTTCTAATTCTTGGTTCATCCGTCGTTATGCTCGCCGGATTGCAGTACGTGCTTTACCATACGCGCATTGGTTTATCTATCCGTGCGATTTCTAACAATCCTCTCGGCGCAAAATATGTAGGGCTGTCAGTTGATAGAACTATAATCGCAACTTTTGCAGTCGGCAGCATGCTTGGCGGAGCGGCAGGTATTATGGTCGGCCTGTATTCCGGTGCAATATTCCCTGCTATGGGTTTCGCTCCATCTCTTAAAGCTTTTGTAGCAATGGTTATGGGAGGTTTATCTAGTATCCCTGGGGCCGTTATATGTGCCTTAATACTCGGGGTGTGCGAAGCTTTAGCTACGAATTTTATGACACAGGGCTGGAGCGACATGGTTGCTTACAGTTTTCTTATTCTAACTCTGATCTTCTTCCCGCAAGGTATCTTCGGTGCACGAAGAGAACGTGTTTAACCAAGAGGTTTATATGATTACTCCCGATTCAAGCACGCGCTCTTGGCGTTCAAAAATACTGGTAGCGGCAATTCTATTAATTGTCTTAGCCGTTGTTCCCGGAGTTTTGTCTGCTTTAGGTAAGAGTTATTACACTCAGGTGGCTAATTCCGCTCTTATTTATTGTATTCTGGCCGCAAGCTTAAACCTTATTACCGGAACCGCAGGGTTGCTCTGTCTTGGGCACGCTGCTTTCTTTGGTATTGGAGCTTATACAGCTGCTTTACTGGCATCCAATTACGGACTGCCGTTCTTGGTTACACTTCCGCTTGGAGGTGTTGTGGCAGGATTGGCCGGAGTTTTAGTGGCTTTGCCTACCATGCGGCTTATCAGTATTTATTTTGCGGTTGCAACACTTGGTGTTGGTGAAATAATTCATGTCAGCCTATTAAACTGGATCTCTGTTACAAGAGGGCCGATGGGTGTGCAGATTTATGATCCGATTACTCTTTTCGGGCATAGTTTTACAAGTTTATTGTCTATTTATTACATTACCGCCATTTTAGCCTGTATTTGTGTTTATCTGATCTGGCATTTAACAAATTCCTATTTCGGTAATGCGTTGCGCTCTCTTAGAGAAGATGACCAGTGTGCCGAAGCAATGGGAATTAATGTTAGTAAATTGAAAGTTCAGACCTTTGCTGCAAGTACTTTTTTTGCAGGTATCGCCGGAGCTTTGATGGCTCACAGTGCAGGGTATATCAGTCCAGAGAGCTTTCAGTTTAGCGAATCTATTTTAATCCTTGCTATGGTTGTTGTCGGCGGGCTTGGGTCACTGCCCGGAGTCCTTCTCGGAGCTCTTCTTCTGATTATTCTTCCTGAGGCTGCCCGTGGACTTGGCGATATGCGTATGGTCGCAGTCGGAGTTGTTATGTTTTTGTCTATCCTGTTGTTACCTAAAGGGCTCCTTGGTGAAACATCGGCAATAGAAGTGGCCAGAAAGTATTTTAATGCTGCTTGGAGCAGTCGTGAGTTGGCGGGGTGGAAATAATGTCGGAAGTTATACTGGAAACTAATGGGCTGACCCGCCGTTTCGGAGGGCTTACAGCTGTTGATAGCGTGGATATAGAAATGAAAGCCGGTGAACTGGTCGGTCTTATCGGTCCTAATGGAGCTGGCAAAAGCACTTTATTTAACTGTTTGACAGGGTTTTATTCCCCTAGCGAAGGTGAAGTACGGTTTATGGGAAGTCCGATAACAGGGCTTAAACCTTATGAAGTTGCAAAGCTTGGTATAGGGCGTACATTTCAAAATCTTCGCATTATGCCGAATATGACTGTTTTTGATAATGTGTCCATCGGGGCAATAGGTTCACTGGGTCACTCTTTAAGAAGAGCAATATGGCCATTTCAGTGTAAGACAGATAAGGACATCAGTAAGCGAACTTGGGATATTTTATCACGAGTCGGTTTGGATTCTCTGGCAGGGGAGCTGGCAGCAAATCTCTCATATGGCAAACGAAAGTATCTTGAAATCGCTAGAGCCATGGCTACAAATCCTAAACTCTTGATTCTTGATGAACCTGCTGCCGGACTGAATGAGCAGGAAACAAGTCAACTTGCTGAGTTTATAGGTGAACTTAACCGTGAAGGGCTTCCTATTTTGTTGGTAGAACATGATATGGGGCTGGTCATGGGTATCTGTCATCGCGTGATGGTACTGGCTCTAGGTAAAAAAATAGCTGATGATACGCCGGAAGCAATTCAGAAGAATCCTGCTGTCCTTGAAGCATACTTAGGAGGAGAGCAATGCCAATATTAACTATCAATAATTTATGTGTGCGCATGGGTGTGCAGGAAATTTTGCGCGGCGTTAATATTAAAATTGAAAAAAATGGAATTGTGGCCGTGTTAGGTTCCAACGGAGTTGGCAAAACCACTCTTATGCGCGCAATTTCTAATATATATGAATCTTCGGAAGGTGAAATACTTTTTAGACGTCAGGATATAGCAAACCTCGGGTCAGACAAGGTCGTTAAGCTCGGTGTTTGTCAGGCTCCAGAAGGACGGCAAATCTTTTCAAACATGACTGTTGAAGAGAATCTTATTTTGGGTGCGTATCATCAGGAAAAAAAACATTTCAAAGGTGATCTTGAGAGAATTTTTGAACTGTTCCCAATTGTTAAAGAACGTCTTCGTCAGAAAGCCGGAGCGATGTCCGGAGGTGAACAGCAGATGTTATGCATCGGGCGAGCTTTAATGGGGCGTCCAAAATTGCTTCTGCTTGACGAACCGTCACTTGGTCTTGCTCCTTTGATCATAAAAGATATTTTTGATCTGATTAAAAAAATCCGTGAATCCGGAACATCTATTTTGATTGTTGAGCAAAATGCCAAGGCAGCATTGTCCGTAGCGGATTACGGGTATATTATGGAGGGCGGTTCAATTATTATGGAAGGTCCTGCCGATGAACTTGCTAATAGTGATAATTTGGAAGCAGCATATCTAGGCGGAAAAGCGCACGGTTAATGTCATTCATCATTATTTAAAAAATTAAAGTGCCTGAATTTATATAAATTCAGGCGCTTTAATTTTTAGCTGTTAATTCTGCAGAACTTACATCATATCGGTATGCGTCTAGTAGCCCGTAACGTTTTATCTTTCTATATAAGGTAGCTAAACTCATTTTTAATTCTTCAGCAGCAAGTTTTTTCCCTTCAAGGGTATAGCCGAAACGAGACAGAGCTTGTTTTATTATTTTTTGTTCAGACTGTTCTTGTTCCCATGCTTCCTGTGACTGGTTCTCCGGTTTGCCGGAATTGTCTATTTGGGAGGGAGTAATCGATCCGGGGCAATTTATACCTTTATCTAGGGACCATTGATCACAGACTGTCTGGTCAGGTGATTTTTCAGCATAAGCAAATCTTTCTTCAAGAGTTGCTAAATCTAGTGATAACCCTTTACGAAAATTGATGCCGTATTCCACAAAATTTTTGAGTTCACGCACATTTCCGGGCCAAGAGTAAGAAATGAATCTTTTTATCAGTTCAGGATCTATTGAGGGGAGCGGCTCACCTCTACGGCGAGCGTAGAGCCTGGCAAAATGATATACCAGTAGTTCAATATCTTTATCACGTTCTCTTAAAGTCGGAACATACAATGGGATAACAGAAAGTCTATAGTAAAGGTCTTGTCTGAAAAGACCGTTTCTAGCTTGTTTAGCCACATCAACGTTAGCTGCAGCAATAATATGCACGTCAAATGGATATTCTTTGCGCCCACCAAGTCGCATAACTTTGCGTTCCTGCAAGACTCGCAAAAGTTTTACCTGAAGCTGTAGCGGTAATTCTGCGATTTCATCAAGAAATAAAGTGCCACCGTCGGCATGCTCAAAGAGTCCTGGTTTGCCACCGCGTTGTGCTCCGGTAAATGTTCCTGATGCGTAGCCGAATAATTCACTTTCAATAATTGATTCGGGAATAGCTCCGCAGTTAACAGCTATAAATGGTGAAGCTGCGCGAGGTGAAAGTTCATGAATAGCCTGTGCAACTAGTTCCTTGCCCGTCCCTGACTCGCCTTGAATCAGTACTGTGGAGTCAAGCGGTGCACAGCGGATAATATCGTCTTTAAGAGAACGCATGGCAGGGCTTTCACCTATAATCCTTTCAAGCCCTGCACTGTCCATTTCATCACTGGTACCAGCTAGAGCTGTGAGGATTCGCGCATCTGTTTCGCAACTTTGTACTAAAAAAAGAGTTATAGCTTCAGCTAAGTCAGTGGCTTTTTTTTGTAGAATCTCACATTGAGGAGTATCAAAGGCAACAGCTTGAACGGCTGCGACAATTTTATCTCTAACTGCAATGGGTGCGGTGTAGTTGGCGAGGTCGCGGCAGGTTAGTTGCTGTGAACAATCACGGCAGGCGGCATGGGCTCTAGGGTCAGCTACTAAGGTTGGTCGTCCGCTAGCAAGGCTGTAGCCAATGGCCGTATCTCTGGGGCTGATGCAGCCAACTGCGGCTTCGTAAGCTCCTGATCCTGCCACGCATAAATAGTCAGAGTTTATAATGTATAAATCAATTCCTGCCAGACGAGATAAAATTCTCACAAGTTGTTGGAGGTCATGACAGACTTCAAGTGTACTAAGGACCGTAGCCTTTTGCCCTTCGGGGCCTAAAGCCCATGATGGGGCATAGTGTCTATTTTTATTCATGGTCACCTCAAGATAAATTCTCAAAATAAATATATAGTCAGATGATAATTTTGTAAAGCAAATGATGTATTGTGAGAATTTATTAGACCTTAATTCCTTAAAATGTAAAATGTCTGTGCGTAAACTTTTTGTTAATCTTTACAATGTACAAAATTGTATTCGAAGTAGGCTTTGTTTGATGGGGATTTGGTTTTGTAAATAAGGCTAGAAAATAAAACAAATAAGGATCTAGATAAACTCTAGATGTTGACTGTGTCTTCAATTATACATATGTAGTATGATCATAATCATAGTCTGTTTAGTCGATTTTAAACAATTTTACGGGATAAAAATTTAAGATATTCGCATGACCAAAGGTTTAGGAGAAAGAAATGAGCAAAGTTGATGTTCTTATAAGTGTTTGTGGAAAACCTTTTCAAACTTGTCTCGCTTTGCTTTCTCTCGAGCGTGTATGTGGTGAGCATATTGATAAAATTTATTTTATTGAGGAAAATACCAAAACACGCGGGATAGACGTCGGCTGCCATCAATATGTTTTGGACGCTTTGTCGCATAAGATTATTTATTTTATGCCTAAGCAATGGAATTATTGTTTTCCAATTGAATGGGATAAAATGGGTGATGTCGATTATCGCCATTCAATACGCTATCAGTATGGATGGGAAATGAGTGATAAAGATTATGTGCTGATCATTCATAATGACGCTATATTTAAAAAAGATGTTATTGGTGCAATGATTGACAGTATGGGGGATAACGTGGCTTCTGGGCATATCGGGCAGTGTTGGTATTGTCCTGCTAATTTTTCCGGCAAATGTACGCCGGATACCTACATGGACTATCGCCCAGAGTTTCGTGAATTGGTCAGCTTGTATCGCGGCGCACAACCGCCTGAAGGTAAGCAGGTCAGAGCTTACCATATTCCAAGAATGCACCCTATTTTTTTTGATCAGCCATGGCCTTTGCCGGAATGCAGAGTGAATGAATGGTGCTGCCTGATAAATATGAAGATTGCGCGTAAGATGACTATGCCCATCGGCAAAGCAACTCCCTTCGGCGCATTTATTAACGTAGGCAAACAGATCTTAGATGTAGGGTGTCAGTGGTTCAGAGATATGCACCTTAGAAAACAAACCTGTTTAAATTTTGATATCTATAAGTATATGTATCATGATGTCCCCCCGACAGGACAGCCGACACTTATCGATAAAGATAAGTATAAAGATAAAGAATTGATAGCACTTGACGCTCTTAGAGAGAATTTTGATTATCCTTATTAAATTTCTACTGATCAATGCGTAATTCTATGGCATCGAATCTCCAGTATTCGTGTTCAACAGTAAGTACCTGCTGATTGTCTTCATCTATTTTTATGCGGCGGATATAAACTCCGGGAGAGCCGAATGAAATTCCAAGTTCAGTAGTTATTTCTCGTGAAAGAAGTT is a window of Desulfovibrio sp. UCD-KL4C DNA encoding:
- a CDS encoding sigma 54-interacting transcriptional regulator, coding for MNKNRHYAPSWALGPEGQKATVLSTLEVCHDLQQLVRILSRLAGIDLYIINSDYLCVAGSGAYEAAVGCISPRDTAIGYSLASGRPTLVADPRAHAACRDCSQQLTCRDLANYTAPIAVRDKIVAAVQAVAFDTPQCEILQKKATDLAEAITLFLVQSCETDARILTALAGTSDEMDSAGLERIIGESPAMRSLKDDIIRCAPLDSTVLIQGESGTGKELVAQAIHELSPRAASPFIAVNCGAIPESIIESELFGYASGTFTGAQRGGKPGLFEHADGGTLFLDEIAELPLQLQVKLLRVLQERKVMRLGGRKEYPFDVHIIAAANVDVAKQARNGLFRQDLYYRLSVIPLYVPTLRERDKDIELLVYHFARLYARRRGEPLPSIDPELIKRFISYSWPGNVRELKNFVEYGINFRKGLSLDLATLEERFAYAEKSPDQTVCDQWSLDKGINCPGSITPSQIDNSGKPENQSQEAWEQEQSEQKIIKQALSRFGYTLEGKKLAAEELKMSLATLYRKIKRYGLLDAYRYDVSSAELTAKN
- a CDS encoding L-2-amino-thiazoline-4-carboxylic acid hydrolase, with product MSEETLRKELYAANENRAILYKLIFDAMVDEFGLEKAKEVMKKGIYKRGEQIGANFKQFAPADFSGLRDAFLGGIPDDTKMFAPTVTKCDAEGLDIEFDNCPLKNAWLKMGLSDEECATLCEVAGIIDFGTFEGAGFDFKMTALPEGSKEKCYLKIRSK
- a CDS encoding branched-chain amino acid ABC transporter permease, translating into MITPDSSTRSWRSKILVAAILLIVLAVVPGVLSALGKSYYTQVANSALIYCILAASLNLITGTAGLLCLGHAAFFGIGAYTAALLASNYGLPFLVTLPLGGVVAGLAGVLVALPTMRLISIYFAVATLGVGEIIHVSLLNWISVTRGPMGVQIYDPITLFGHSFTSLLSIYYITAILACICVYLIWHLTNSYFGNALRSLREDDQCAEAMGINVSKLKVQTFAASTFFAGIAGALMAHSAGYISPESFQFSESILILAMVVVGGLGSLPGVLLGALLLIILPEAARGLGDMRMVAVGVVMFLSILLLPKGLLGETSAIEVARKYFNAAWSSRELAGWK
- a CDS encoding ABC transporter ATP-binding protein, encoding MPILTINNLCVRMGVQEILRGVNIKIEKNGIVAVLGSNGVGKTTLMRAISNIYESSEGEILFRRQDIANLGSDKVVKLGVCQAPEGRQIFSNMTVEENLILGAYHQEKKHFKGDLERIFELFPIVKERLRQKAGAMSGGEQQMLCIGRALMGRPKLLLLDEPSLGLAPLIIKDIFDLIKKIRESGTSILIVEQNAKAALSVADYGYIMEGGSIIMEGPADELANSDNLEAAYLGGKAHG
- a CDS encoding ABC transporter substrate-binding protein is translated as MKIRNVFLAVAFMAVTLMASTAMAEKVIVLGYSLPLSGSHAQYGEVFRNAAKLQLDKFNKSGKLKGATVEITFEDSKSDPKEAINIARKFVDDKRIVGVLGDFTSTVSMAAGRVYGSEGMPQLSQTASHPDFTKVSKYQFRNITTMAFESPFAAKWAASLGFKKFAIIAIQNDWGISSAENFASAMKGLGGEITSIEYFNPGNRDFRSILTKVSRDKPQAIYLCMMYEEGAMALQQRRQLGITSQVFGTSSLYSPKLLELAGKSADGLMLSTTFMPDSPEPNVVEFVTEYKKRYNSEPNMFTAQAYDAVGIMLDAIAKVGPDVTRSSLRDALAQTKDYPGVTGSTTFDPVTREPVKNMARMKVEDGSFKLVK
- a CDS encoding ABC transporter ATP-binding protein, whose product is MSEVILETNGLTRRFGGLTAVDSVDIEMKAGELVGLIGPNGAGKSTLFNCLTGFYSPSEGEVRFMGSPITGLKPYEVAKLGIGRTFQNLRIMPNMTVFDNVSIGAIGSLGHSLRRAIWPFQCKTDKDISKRTWDILSRVGLDSLAGELAANLSYGKRKYLEIARAMATNPKLLILDEPAAGLNEQETSQLAEFIGELNREGLPILLVEHDMGLVMGICHRVMVLALGKKIADDTPEAIQKNPAVLEAYLGGEQCQY
- a CDS encoding branched-chain amino acid ABC transporter permease, whose amino-acid sequence is MDTYFLMQIINGLSSGMIYALIAIGFTLIFGVLNVVNFAHGEMYTIGAFAGIVCISTLSWPIALVIIVALAVGGFSGIILEKIAFKPFRRFQDEASLKSRAMRESTLLSSLAVSIIIKELLQHFFGAEMQSIPVQYLMNDPIPIGPISLSSGQFLILGSSVVMLAGLQYVLYHTRIGLSIRAISNNPLGAKYVGLSVDRTIIATFAVGSMLGGAAGIMVGLYSGAIFPAMGFAPSLKAFVAMVMGGLSSIPGAVICALILGVCEALATNFMTQGWSDMVAYSFLILTLIFFPQGIFGARRERV